One Gossypium raimondii isolate GPD5lz chromosome 3, ASM2569854v1, whole genome shotgun sequence genomic window carries:
- the LOC128039925 gene encoding uncharacterized protein LOC128039925 gives MRTAGLGKMSEQWRAEIRGEKDKADRWEQKFQEMQRRNEALEKSLSESQKEKGELKDRMIMLEGSLRQYRNRNSAIELKASLSKIEEMKQRIEELETALQNCENQIKHLEANENRNKEQLHYFQNQVRRRGHIMEEAVVQIREVADHVQALVVQARHI, from the coding sequence atgagaactgcCGGGCTGGGAAAAATGTCAGAACAGTGGCGAGCAGAAATTCGAGGAGAAAAGGACAAAGCTGATAGATGGGAACAGAAATTCCAAGAAATGCAGAGGCGAaacgaggctttagaaaagagtttgtcagaaagccaaaaggaaaagggcGAGTTAAAGGATAGGATGATCATGTTGGAAGGATCTCTTCGTCAGTATCGAAATCGAAATTCCGcaatagagttgaaagcaagcttgagcaagattgaggAAATGAAGCAAAGAATCGAAGAGCTAGAAACGGCGTTGCAAAATTGTGAAAACCAGATCAAGCACttggaagcaaatgaaaatcGTAATAAGGAACAGCTACACTACTTTCAAAACCAAGTTAGGAGAAGAGGTCATATTATggaggaagctgtggtccagatccgagaagtagctgatcacgTACAAGCTTTGGTAGTACAAGCGAGACATAtttga